The window ACGGACACGCCAACAACATCAACTGCTCGCCCGCGGTGGTGCCTCCGGGGGCCTGCGGCCAGTAAGCGAGCAGCCGAACGATCGGAGCCGCCGGACCACCGGCGGCTCCGATCGTTTGTGATGGTTCGCTCGCCACGCGACGGGGGTTACCAGGCTCTACGCAGCCCAGGGCGATCACGGTGCAGTCGGGCTCCTCGCAGCGCCACACCGCTTCGCCCGCACCAGCACGACCGGCCGGTCGCCCATCGCGCCACGTCGCGCACCAGCGTGCGAGCCACCGCGGCTGCCTCACTCCTGCGGGGCGGTGACCTCGATGCTCGCAGCGATCGCATCGAACGTAGGGGCGAGCTCGGCGAACCGGTCGGCAGGGAGCGCTTGGAAAACCAGGCTGATCATGATGTCGCCGCGGAACACGAAGTAGTGCGAGTGGGCACCGCGTTGGCCGCTCTCATCGGCGAACGTGTAGAGGTAGAAGTGGCCGGGGAGGCCGGCCAGCTCGATGGGTTCGGGTCCGGCGAGCAGCTCCACGTCCTCGTTGGCGGTGACGATCTCGGCCGTCAACGACCGGACGGCGTCGAGGTTCTCGGCGGTGACCGTGAACCCGAGCTCGCTCCTGCGAACCAGGAACGAGTCACGCCCGTTCAGGGTGGCGACCACCACCACCTGCGGGTCGGGCGACTCGAGCCGTTCCCAGTTGGCCGGGTAGGAAATCGCGATCCCCGTCTGCTCGTCTTGGAAGCGCACGAACCCGGTCGGGGCAGCGGCTGGGGCGGTCTCGGTGGGGGCCGCTGCCGGGGCCGTCGGTGAGGGTGACGGAGCGGCCGGAGGAGCGTCGCCACCCGCACGCGCGACGACGACGGCGAGGACGCCGGCGACGACGACGACACTCAAGGGGATCAACCATCTGGGCATGGCGGCGCATGCTAGGCGACCGGCGACCATGTCGCGACGGCGCAGGAGAGCGCGCCGGTCGTCACGTCAGAGCGATCACCGCCACGATGGCGATCACCAGGATCAGCACGGCGGCGGCCCCTGTCACGAGCACCGCACGGGGGTAGGGGGAACCGGGGCGTCGACGCCCAGCGGGCCTGGCCTTCGCCGTCCACTGGAAACCGTCCCAGAACCGCTCCCCTTCCGGGTACTCGCCGGACGGGTCGGGGTACCAGCCGGGCGGTTGCGTCGCCGATGATGGGGCAGGAGCTTCTCCCCGTGGGCGTGCGGTCCCAACCGGGACACCCCGGATGTCGATTGCCTCGGTCCCCGCCACCCGGACGATCTTGGTCCAGCGGCGCCCGTCGAACAGGCGCTCCTCGAAGCGGCCGGTCGGGTCGCGGAACCAACGCCCGGACCCCGGCCCCGCGTCCACGTCGCGCTCGATCGCCTCCGAGCCGCCCATCCGGACACGTGCGGTCCAGTTGTGACCGTCGAAGAAGCGTTCCTCGTACCGGCCGGCGGGATCCGGGCCCCATCCGGGAGGGCGCTGCGCACCGCGGCCCGGTTGCCAACCCGGCTGCGGTCCCATCATCGACTCCCCCAGACGTCGCCACGTACCACCATACGACCGCTGGGGCCCGGATGCCGTCCCGCCACGAGCGAAAAAATCTGTCGGCTCGTGTCGCAGCGACGACGAGAGTTGGCCAGCTGACAGCAACGACTGGCACGCGGAAGGTTCGTACCTGCTAGGGTTACGTGTGTGCGACACATACCGGTGGGGGGCCGGAGTCGCAGGAGCGCTTCGGTCGTCGATGGGGAGGCACCGATGTTGTCACTGATCCAGATCCTGTTGCAGGACGCCCCGTCAGGACCCCCGCTCGGCGGCTGGTACGTGGGGCTCGCGATCGGGTTCGTGATCGTCTTGGTGGTGGTCGTGGTCGTGGCGTCGATCCTGAACTCGGCGCAGACGATCAACCAGCAGGCTCGGGTGGCGATCGACGCGCTCGATGACGGGTACCGCAACACGCTCGGGATGTGGGATGTCGCGACGGTCGATGAGCACGCCATGCATATCCTGCACAGTGCTCAGAGCGTCCGCCAAGTTCTGGGGGGATGAGACATGCAACTGCTGGCGCTGGTTTCTGAGTACCAGACGTTCTGGATGATCTCGTTGGGGATCGGTGCGGTCGTCCTCCTGGTCGTGATCGCGTTGCTGACCCTCCTGCTGCGCATCGTGCAACAGATCGACCGCGGGGTCCGCGAGGTGTGGGAGACCGCGACGCGCTTCGCGTCGAACACGGCCACCACCTGGCAGTTGCGCGAACTGTCCCACACGCTCCAATCGCTCCGCGAAGAGATGCAAGCTCACGAAGAACTACTGGACAGCAGGCTGTGAACCGCAGCCGACGATGACAGGCGAGGGGGCGACACCGTGAGTTTCCTGCTACTGGTCACGCTGACGGTCATCGAGATCGTGCTGCTGGTGCTGGTGCTGGCGATCATGGTCACGATGGTGACACGGCGGTTGCGCTCGATCGCCGCCAACCTCGCCCGGGTGGCGTTCGGCGTGCGCGCCGTCGAAACCCAGGTCAGCGCGATCGGACCAGGGGTCACCGAGGTCAACCGGCTCCTGCGCGACATCAACGGGACCCTGCCCCGGGTCGCGCAGAGGGCGGAACAGCTGGCGCGCTGACCGGCCGCCGAACGACCGACAGGAGGCAACGACCATGGTGCTGTGGTGGATCGGGAACCTGATCTTCCTGTTCGTGGTGATCCCGGCCGTGCTCGTACTGCTGAGCACCCTTCTGAGCCCGATCGAGGAGATCCGCATCTACGCCGACGACGCCTTGGACCACGCGCAGAACGTTCTCGCGGCGCTCGACGATGTGGAAGGACTCCTCGACACGCGGAGTCTTGTGAGGGACACGAGCAACGGCGTGCAACGGTACGCCGCCGCTCTCGACCACGTGCTGTAGAGAGGGGAACACGACATGCCAGCCGCCGCCATCGTAACCCTCATCGCCACCGCCATCACGGTCGCCGCCTTGGCGATCTACCTGATACGCGTGGCGTTGCACCTGAGGCACGTCGTCAACACCCTCGGCACGATCATCGCGGGTCTGCGCGCGATCGTGAACCAGACCGAGCCGTTGCAGCCGGTCATGAGCGACATGGTCCGTGAGATCGAGAGCGCACGCACCAGCCTCGAGAACCTCCTGCAGCGCAAGGCGGCGGAGGAGCAGCCGGAGCAGCCGGAGCCGCCGCGTCGGCGCCGCAAGAAGGCCGCGAAGAAGACCACCAGTTCAGCTCGGCGGTAACACCACAGAAGGGAGCCAGGATGGCGTACGAGTTCCGCTGACGGGACGCCGGCGCCGACTGCAGCGGGCGCTTCAAGGCCGGGACGGAGGAGCAGCTTCAGCGTGAGGTCGAGCAGCACCTCAGGGAGAAGCACGACATCCACACCATGAGCAAGACGCTGAGCAACTACGTCCGTCGCGTCGCCCAGGAGCGCTAGACCGTCGCGTGAGTCGGCAGCGGGCCCCGTGCGGGCCCGTGCAACCAAGTCAACCGAGCGTGTGGCCCCGTGGCCCTGCAGCCGTGCTGCAGGGCCATCGTCACTGCTCGACCGGGATGCGACGAGGAGAGGCGTACGGGAGGCCACATCCACACGGGAGTCACCAGCGCGTGGCGGTGGCTGCGACGTCGTCGTCGTGCCGCCCCCGTCGACGCGCCACCCCCCCAATCACCCCCCCCACGGCCCGTCGATCTGGTGCCCCAGATGGCACGCGAGTCCGCGTTCCGCGTCCGGACCGTGTCACAGCGCGAAGACGGCCATGGGGTGGCCACCGCCGTCGGTCCCCGGCTCCTGGTCACGGCCCGGCACGTGGTGGACGGCGCCGACCCGCTGGACGTCTCGACGTGGGACGGGCAGGTGCTCGACGTAGATGTATCGCGCGTGGCAGATGCTCACGACCTGGCGCTGCTACGGACGTCACGGTCGCTGCGACACCCGGTGGCGTTCGCCCGCCATCCACCCCGCACCGGCGAGATCGTCCGGGTGGCCGGGTACCCGCTCGGGGGCCAGTTCACCGCGATGAAGGGCATCGTGGTCGACCAGCTTCAGGGACCCGTCCTGGGTGAACCGTCCAACGTGCTGCGCGTGAAGGCGGTCGTGCTCCCAGGCTACTCGGGCGGGCCGGTGCTCAACGCACGCGGTGAGCTCGTCGGTGTGGTCTACGCCCTGGGACGGGACACGAGGTACGCGTTGGCCATCCCGGCGTCCTCGGTCGCGCGGTGGCTGTACAGCACGTCGCCGTAGACGGCGAGGACCTGCGCTAGTGGTACGGAGGCTGCGACTCGAGCGGCTGGATGCGATCGATCTCCTCGATCAGACCCCACCACATGCCCCAGTCCAGCTGGTCCATGCCCTCCCCGGTCTCGCCCATCGAGATGCGCAGCTTCAGCCGGTCGCGCTCGGCGAAGGTCCGACCCCACCGCCCCTCGCGATCCAGGATCGTGAGCTCGTTGAGGAGCGCATCGAGGGCCTCCACGGCGGGCGAGGGCTCCAGCCGGTCGGGTTCGGCCTCCAACCGATCGCGGATCTGATCGGCGAGTTCCAGGAGGGGCGCTCGCCGCACCTCCGCCCGCACGAGGTCCGCCAACCGAGGCACCGCGGCCTGCGCCTCGGGCGACATCTCGTCGCCCGGCCCCACCAGTACCGGCTCGAACTCGATCGTCACCGTCCGGGGCGGCAACGCCTCCAGCCCCCAGGCCACTTCCAGGAGCAACCCCACGGTGACGTACCCGGTGCCTGCGTCGCCGATGGCGACCTGCACCTCGGCCGGATCGATGTCGAGCGAGCCGATCCTGCGTCGCTCGACGGTGCCGGGCTCGCGATCGCGCTCCTCGGGACCGACGATCACCAGCGTGTACGGACGGAGTTCCTGCAGGCGCTGGGTGACCGCCACCGCCCCGTAGTGGAAGTCCTCGAGGGCGACGTTGTCGCCCAGGTCGTCTCCAGCCAGCTCCTCCAGGACGTGACGGCCCACGTCCAGGTCACCCTGGTACAGCTGGCTGACCGCCCCGACCACGATGCTCATCCGTGACCTACCGGGGCCGGGCACAGACAGCCACTGGCCGCGTCAGTGCCGGTGGATCCAGGGGTCCCGGAGGTTGAGGTACCGGATGTCGGAGACGTGGTCGGCCAGGAACTCGATCAGCGAAACGCCGCGCTCACGGTACCCGCCGGTGTCGGGGTTGCGGGCCGCGTCCTCCGACGGGTAGTACACGATCTCGGTGAACTCTCCCCCGTCGTGGATGCCGATCAGCCCACCCATCAGGTCCAGATCGGTCTCGTAGACGTGGTGGTGCTCGCGCTGTGGGACCTCGCCCAGGAGCCGTTCGATCTGCGCGGCGCGTCCCTGGATGACCTGGACGAAGCTCGCCTTGTCGTCGAGAGCCTCACCGTACTGTGAGACGCTCGAGCACTCGTGGAACGTCGCGTCACCTTGTAGCTGCGCGGACAGGTCACGCCACCACAGGTCCTGCTCGGGGCGCTGTTGGTTGTTCCGTGCCGCCTCCTCCGAGACGAACTCCACCACCGCGATGAACTGCCCGTCATCGGTGACCCCGGCGATGGACTGCGTCCACCCGATCGCACCAGGCGCCACGTTCTCGTGCCAACGCTCCCAGACCTGACCGACCCCGGTCGGGTTGGCGGTTGGCGCCTGGATGATCTGGAGGAAGACGTTCGTCAGGCCCGGGAAGGCGAAGCTCGTCACCGTGGGTCCCCCCTCACGTTCGATACTCGGTTCGCGAGGGCTCCGCAGCGGCGGCGGACACGCTCGACGTCACGTCGACGGCCACACCAGCCCCCAGCCCCCGCGCCCCGCTAGCTGTTCTTCTTTGCGCGGACCTGCGGGCACCCGACGCATCCGGATGCCCGCAGGCCCGAAGTGCTCGCCCGCTGCCTACAGGTCCGCGCCGCAGGCGCAGGTGTTCACCTCGCGGGTCACGGTCCCCTGACCCGTGTACACGTGCGTGGTGCACGGCATGCACGGGTCGAAGCTGCGGACCGAACGCATCATGTCGATCGAGGTGAACTTCGACGGGTCCGAGATGTCCTCGAGGATCGGCGTGTTGATGACCGACTCCTCGTAGGGGCCCGGCTGGTCGAACGAGTCCCGCGGCGAGGCGTTAATCGTCGACGGCGTCGTGATCTGGTAGTTGACGATCTTGCCCTGGTCCATGACCAGGTGGTGCAGCAACCAGCCACGACCCGCTCCCCAGAAGCCGACGCTGCGGGTCTCCTCCCGGGGGATGTAGTCGTCGAGATCGTCGGGCTTGACGGCAGCGACGCGCCTCTCGCCCGACTTGAGCAGTCGGTACGCCAGCAACAGGTTGTTCATCGCCACGAGCTGCGCGAACAGGAAGTGGTACGCGCGGCTGCGGTTGCGCTCCAGCGCGTTCCACACCTCCGGGACGTGCCACTCGACCTCGGTCTCGTGGGTCTCGGCCTTGGGGATGACCATCCGCAGCGAGTGCCCGGTCGCCTCGATGAAGTCGTTCTCGGGCAGCTGCTGCGACAGGGCGGTCATCAGCAGGCGCGAGTACGCACCCGTCTCGACCACCTGGCGGTCCCAGCGGGGCGCCGTCGACCAGGTGTACTTCCCGCGGAAGTCCTTCGCGCCCGGCCGGGGCAGGGTCCGCTTGTTCCACGGGTGGTACTCGGTGATCGGGTTGCCCAGCGGGTCGGTCGAGTAGCGGCTAGTGGTGGACGGGTCGTAGTACGCGTGGTCGACGAACTCCTCCCACCCGATGTTGATGTCGGTCAGGCGGTTGGTCATCAACTCGCCGTCGATGACGACACCCGGGGTCGACCACCGACGCAACCCCCACTCGTTGCAGTTCTGGTAGGTGGCGTCGTACGCGTAGGGGTCGTCCCAGAAGCCCGGCTCGATGTGGTTGGTCGGACGGTACCCGACCCACATGTAGCGCTCGTCGGCCTCCATGAAGAAGGCGTAGATGTCGTCCCACACGGCGATCATCCGCCGGGCGTAGTCGTAGCCCTTCCCCAGCCGCGAGTGGTACTCGTTCAGCGTCTGGAGCGTGAGCGTGGTCGACACGCCACCGGGCACGATCGTCTGCGGGTGCGGGTACTTGCCGTGCAGCAGCGCGAACGACTCACGGAAGTGCCGCGTGAAGTCCAGACCCTCCCGGTACAGGGCACCCGTCAGCGGGTTCAGGGCATGCATCAGGTCGGCCATCGTCTTGAACCCGTGGACGTTGGCCCCCGGGCACTTCCACTTCTCGGCCTTGGGCCACAGTTCGGGGTTGGTCTGCTTGACGACCGACTCCGAGTAGTCCGGACCGGCCAGCAGGTACAGGTGCAGCGGGTTGTCGTACCCCATCTCGGCAGCCTCGCCGAGGTTGCGCACGACCGTGCCAAGCGGTGGCGGGGTCAGACCCATCGCCATCTCGATCGCGTAGGCCGAGGCGTGCGCGTGCACACCTCCGCACACGCCGCACGCCCGCGACGACACGAAGATCGCGTCCCGGGGGTCGCGGCCCATCAGGATCACCTCGTAGCCGCGGAACAGGGTCGCCTGCGAGTGCGAATCGAGGTACACACCCTCGTCGAGGTCAGCCACGACGTGGATCGCCAGCGCTCCCGCCACGCGCGTGATCGGGTCCATGTTGAGGTCCTTGATGTGCCCGTTGCGGGCCACCAAGCGGCGGATCTGCTCTTGGCGCTCATCCTCGGACAGTGACAGCTCAGGCCGCGCGATCGTCACCGACTGCGGGTCGGGGATCCCGCCCTTCCAGGACGCGTTCCCCGCGGCGTCGAACTCGATGGGGAGGTTCTTGAAGCACATGTTTGCCGCTCTCCTTGGTCGTTTACGGGTGGGGCTCCGCGTTCAGCGCCGGCTGCCCGGCCGCAGCGAGAGGTCCTCCTCGCGGTGCGGGTCGCGCAGCTCGGTCCAGACGGTGTCGGTGCCGCCCTTGCCCCACTCGTCGGCACGCCGCCGACCGGTGTCGGTACCGCGGCGCAAGCGGTCGTAGAACTTGTGGCCGAGGTCGTTGAAGAACCCTGGCTCGGACTGCGCGCGGGCCCAGCCGCTGGGCACCGCGCCGTGCTCGTCCCACCGCGTCTCACGGTTGAGGTGGTTGTTGGTGTACTTGCGCATCGGGCGGACGAAGCTGCCGACCAGCCGCGAGATGCTCGATGACACCAACGTGCCCGGCGGCTTCTTGTAGAAGGGGGTGAACTTGTCGGGGAAACCGGGCATGGTGCACCCGATGCACGCCCCACCGGAGTTCATGCACCCGCCGTAGCCGTTGATGGCGCCGCGGGAGGTGATGTTGCAGTTCACCACCGGCCCCCAGCACCCGATCTCGACGAGGCACTCGGGGTCGCCGAAGTGCTTGGCGTATGTGCCCTCCTCGTAGTAGGCACCGCGGACGCAGTGGCGGTGCACGGTCTCGCCGAACAGCCACGCCGGCCGACCGATCTCGTCGAACTCGGGGAGAGGACCGTAGCCCTGCAGGAAGTACAGGACGGCCGCGACCGTCTCGGTGAAGTTGTCACCGATGGGTGCGCAGCCGGGGATGTTGACGACCGGGACGCCGTAGGCGCTGCGGTAGTCCTTCCCGAGGAAGTCCATCAGGCTCATCGCCCCGGTGGGGTTGCCCTCAGCCGAGGGGATCCCGCCCCAGGTGGCGCAGGTCCCGATCGCGATCGATGCCGCCGCACCGGGCGCCATCCGGGCGATCCACTCGTCGATCGACACGGTGCGGTACTCGCCACCGCGACCCCAGGGCTCCTCACCGGCGCCGGACCAGTACCCGCCTGTCTCGTAGGCGCGCACCTCGTCGCTGATCGAGCCCTCGAGGATGATCACGTACGGGGCGTCGAGCTCTCCCTTGACCGCCAGCTCGTGGGCGTAGAAGTAGTTGGGCCCTGACTCGACCTGGACGACCGGGTGGTGCAGGACGACCCGGGGGATGCCCGGGTGCGCCCCGAGCAGCAGGCTCTCGACCGACGGCGCGTGGGCGCCGCTGACCGTCACCGTGCATCCGTCACAGCTCATCCCGGCGAACCAGAACGCGTGGACCTTCTCCAGCGGTCCCAGCCGCCTGCCGGTGCCGGCCTTGGCGGCGGGCTCGAGCATGTACTCCATGAACGACCGCGTCGGGTTCCCGAAGTCCCCGATCTCATGGCCTTCTTCATCGAGGGTGAACCGGTTGACCGGTCCGGCGTAGTCGAGGAGCTGCTGAGCCGGCGTCCTGCTGGGGACCTGTCTCGATTCCCGTGGCACTGCCATCTGCGACTCTCTCCCGTCGTGTGTGCTTCCCCCGCCGCCTTACCGCACTAGCGACGGTGGCCTATGTGCAGCCTACACCTACCCCCCGCGATGTCCAGCGCGCTCAGGTGTCCCTCCGCCACCGTGAGCGGCTGTCTGTGAGCGACGCCCTGCCGCACCGCCGCAGTGGCGCTACCCTGCCTTCACGACGCGACATCATGTCGACGTTCGATCACGGGAGAGCCGCCGTGGAGCAGCTACACGTTCCCAAGTCCGAATCGCTGCGAGCCCTGTACTGGCGGAGCGAGATCCTGCAGGTGATGTACTGGCTGCGGGGCGAGGCCGAGTCGGTGCGGGAGGAGAGCGGAGGCAGGGTGGCCGACTTCGGGGACGTGGTCACCGCCGACCTGATCGAGCGGTTCCTCGGCGTGGACGCCGGGATCGGCATCACCTACCTGCAGCGGCTGGTCGACGAGGGCTACCTGGAGGTGGTGGGCGACGGGTTCCGCCTGTCGGCCACGGGCCTGCAGGAGGGCGCCGACGAGTTCTCCGCGTCCTTCTCCGACCTCACCCAGCCGGCGCACGGCGACTGCAGCGCCGACTGCTGGTGCCACGCGTCGGTCGAAGAGGCTGAGGCCTGCGCCGCGGAGCGCGCCCAGCACGCGCACCATCACTGATGGCCTCCGACGCCCCCAGCGGACTCCCCCGCAACTTCCTGCGGCCGTGCCTGCTGCTGCTCCTGGCCGAGCAGCCGTCGCACGGCTACGACCTGCTCGAGCAGTTGACGGACCTGGGTCTGGAGCAGACCGATCCGGGCGGGCTGTACCGGGCACTGCGAGCCATGGAGCAGGAACGGCTGATCCAGTCGTGGTGGGAGCCGTCGGACTCGGGTCCCGCACGGCGCACGTACGTCGTCACCGACGACGGCCGCGACTGGCTGCATGCGTGGTCCGGTTCGCTGCGTGAGGTCCGCCGGCTGCTGGGCCGCTACCTCGACCGCTACGAGGAACTGTACGAAGGCGCGAGCGTGGAGGTCAGCCCATGAGGATCGCCGTCGCCGGGAAGGGCGGGGCGGGCAAGACCACCATCTCGGCCACCCTGGCCCGCCTGCTGGCACGCTCCGGGGCGCCGGTCGTCGCGATCGACGCCGACAGCAACCCGAACCTGGCCACGGCGCTGGGCGTCGACCGCGAGCGCGAGGGTGAGCCCACGACCTTGCCGCCCTCGATCGTGTCACGCCGGCTCCAGGGTCCCGCTCTGGTCGAACCGGTCGAGGACGTCCTCGATCATCACACGGTCAGGGCACCCGACGGGGTCCGTCTGACGCTGATGGGCATGCCCGCCCACGCCAACGAGGGCTGCCTGTGCTCGGCGCACGCCACCGTCAGCGCCGTGCTCGGTGACCTCGGCGCCAGCCCGCGGATCGCCACGATCGTGGACATGGAGGCCTCCCCGGAGCACTTGAGCCGCGGAACCGCCCGCCACGTCGACGTGCTGCTGCTCGTCGCCGAGCCCTACTTCCGGTCGCTGGAGACGGTGCGGCGCATGGCCGCGCTCGCCGAGGAGCTGCCGATCGCGCGGCTGGGGGTGGTGGCCAACAAGGTGCGCTCCCCGGCCGACGCGGAGGCGATCGCGGAGTTCTGTGCGCGCCACGGCTTCGAGCTCGTCGCCCAGCTGCCCTGGAGCGATGCGGTGGTCGACGCCGACCGGGCCGGCGTCCCGCTGATCGAGCACGCGGACGGGGCCGAGGTCGTCCAGGCCCTCGCGGAGCTCGCACCGCGCCTGCTCACGGCAGGACAGCCCGCCACCTGACCGCCCCCGGACGGACACCCGCGCGATCGGTGCGGTCGGCGCTCGCATGCCATCCTCGCAAGCGAGACCCGACAGGAGACACCGATGACGTTCGTCGACCCGCAGCCGTCCGCCATCGGCCCCCCGCGACTGGACCTGCCGGACCTGTTCCAGCCGATCGTGGCGTCGACGACCGATGGGGTGCCGACGTTGCGCATCCTGGTCGGAGGGGAGTGGCAGACGGCGGAGACCGGCGAGGACTTCGCGGTCCGTTCGCCGATCGACGGCACCTTGATCGCCCGCGCGCAACGGGGCGGGAAGGGCGACGTCGAGCGTGCCATCGCAGCGGCAACCGCCGCCAGGGACGACTTCCTGGCGGTCCCCGCCGCCGAGCGCCTCCGGATCTGCGAGGACGCGGCCCAGGTGATGGCCGGCTCCCGCAGCGCCTTCCAGCACACGATCACGATCGATCTGGGCAAGACGGCAACGTCAGCGGACTCCGAGGCCGGGACGACGATCGAGCGGCTCGACCTCGTCCGCGAGGAGGTCCGGAAGATCTTCGGCGAGTACATCCCCGGCGACTGGATCCCGGGGACGATCGGGAAGCGCGGCGTGGTGCTGCGCGAGCCGCTCGGCACGGTCGCGGCGATCGGCCCGTTCAACTACCCGCTGTTCATCCCTGCCTCCAAGATCATCCCGGCGCTCGCGGCCGGGAACACCGTGG is drawn from Actinomycetota bacterium and contains these coding sequences:
- a CDS encoding P-loop NTPase, producing the protein MRIAVAGKGGAGKTTISATLARLLARSGAPVVAIDADSNPNLATALGVDREREGEPTTLPPSIVSRRLQGPALVEPVEDVLDHHTVRAPDGVRLTLMGMPAHANEGCLCSAHATVSAVLGDLGASPRIATIVDMEASPEHLSRGTARHVDVLLLVAEPYFRSLETVRRMAALAEELPIARLGVVANKVRSPADAEAIAEFCARHGFELVAQLPWSDAVVDADRAGVPLIEHADGAEVVQALAELAPRLLTAGQPAT
- a CDS encoding PadR family transcriptional regulator: MASDAPSGLPRNFLRPCLLLLLAEQPSHGYDLLEQLTDLGLEQTDPGGLYRALRAMEQERLIQSWWEPSDSGPARRTYVVTDDGRDWLHAWSGSLREVRRLLGRYLDRYEELYEGASVEVSP
- a CDS encoding hydrogenase expression protein HypE produces the protein MAVPRESRQVPSRTPAQQLLDYAGPVNRFTLDEEGHEIGDFGNPTRSFMEYMLEPAAKAGTGRRLGPLEKVHAFWFAGMSCDGCTVTVSGAHAPSVESLLLGAHPGIPRVVLHHPVVQVESGPNYFYAHELAVKGELDAPYVIILEGSISDEVRAYETGGYWSGAGEEPWGRGGEYRTVSIDEWIARMAPGAAASIAIGTCATWGGIPSAEGNPTGAMSLMDFLGKDYRSAYGVPVVNIPGCAPIGDNFTETVAAVLYFLQGYGPLPEFDEIGRPAWLFGETVHRHCVRGAYYEEGTYAKHFGDPECLVEIGCWGPVVNCNITSRGAINGYGGCMNSGGACIGCTMPGFPDKFTPFYKKPPGTLVSSSISRLVGSFVRPMRKYTNNHLNRETRWDEHGAVPSGWARAQSEPGFFNDLGHKFYDRLRRGTDTGRRRADEWGKGGTDTVWTELRDPHREEDLSLRPGSRR
- a CDS encoding serine protease; translated protein: MARESAFRVRTVSQREDGHGVATAVGPRLLVTARHVVDGADPLDVSTWDGQVLDVDVSRVADAHDLALLRTSRSLRHPVAFARHPPRTGEIVRVAGYPLGGQFTAMKGIVVDQLQGPVLGEPSNVLRVKAVVLPGYSGGPVLNARGELVGVVYALGRDTRYALAIPASSVARWLYSTSP
- a CDS encoding DUF2510 domain-containing protein produces the protein MMGPQPGWQPGRGAQRPPGWGPDPAGRYEERFFDGHNWTARVRMGGSEAIERDVDAGPGSGRWFRDPTGRFEERLFDGRRWTKIVRVAGTEAIDIRGVPVGTARPRGEAPAPSSATQPPGWYPDPSGEYPEGERFWDGFQWTAKARPAGRRRPGSPYPRAVLVTGAAAVLILVIAIVAVIALT
- a CDS encoding nickel-dependent hydrogenase large subunit, which encodes MCFKNLPIEFDAAGNASWKGGIPDPQSVTIARPELSLSEDERQEQIRRLVARNGHIKDLNMDPITRVAGALAIHVVADLDEGVYLDSHSQATLFRGYEVILMGRDPRDAIFVSSRACGVCGGVHAHASAYAIEMAMGLTPPPLGTVVRNLGEAAEMGYDNPLHLYLLAGPDYSESVVKQTNPELWPKAEKWKCPGANVHGFKTMADLMHALNPLTGALYREGLDFTRHFRESFALLHGKYPHPQTIVPGGVSTTLTLQTLNEYHSRLGKGYDYARRMIAVWDDIYAFFMEADERYMWVGYRPTNHIEPGFWDDPYAYDATYQNCNEWGLRRWSTPGVVIDGELMTNRLTDINIGWEEFVDHAYYDPSTTSRYSTDPLGNPITEYHPWNKRTLPRPGAKDFRGKYTWSTAPRWDRQVVETGAYSRLLMTALSQQLPENDFIEATGHSLRMVIPKAETHETEVEWHVPEVWNALERNRSRAYHFLFAQLVAMNNLLLAYRLLKSGERRVAAVKPDDLDDYIPREETRSVGFWGAGRGWLLHHLVMDQGKIVNYQITTPSTINASPRDSFDQPGPYEESVINTPILEDISDPSKFTSIDMMRSVRSFDPCMPCTTHVYTGQGTVTREVNTCACGADL